In Haematobia irritans isolate KBUSLIRL chromosome 1, ASM5000362v1, whole genome shotgun sequence, a genomic segment contains:
- the Polr1H gene encoding RNA polymerase I subunit RpI12 isoform X1 — translation MELFTSTPGFCPSCGSIFPPLDSSKDVQCYNCKQTYKPDVFGDQIVEYTIHFNNYDPSKLVKTKEEQDSSAEGPVVERKCPKCGNDKMSYATLQLRSADEGQTVFFTCLKCKFKESENS, via the exons ATGGAATTGTTTACATCGACACCTGGTTTTTGTCCTTCATGTGGCTCCATATTTCCCCCATTGGATAGTAGTAAAGATGTGCAGTGTTATAATTGTAAACAAACCTATAAACCCGATG TTTTTGGCGATCAAATAGTTGAGTACACCATCCACTTCAACAACTATGATCCTAGCAAACTGGTGAAAACAAAAGAGGAACAAGATTCATCTGCTGAAGGACCGGTTGTTGAACGTAAGTGTCCCAAATGCGGCAACGACAAAATGTCTTACGCCACCCTTCAATTGCGATCGGCCGATGAGGGACAAACAGTGTTTTTTACATGTCTCAAGTGCAA attCAAAGAATCGGAGAACtcttaa
- the LOC142233793 gene encoding uncharacterized protein LOC142233793: protein MASESLLENNNLSILNEVSQGCEKLIAETQNDLELFRKEQQDLKTQLLQFKEENQILNSKLDQLKKSSEVNESIDDATRQRLNNEAIKNVKIQIDLLENENKDLKSLNRSYQNNIEHLEKEIKNYRQQLFVPQSACEVQQKYKTAIQVLENTIVSQKSQLKEKSQIIDNLFEQRNHLRVVIEKLQKSIEEKNTALAKYNDVNDTIVKVQHQLQESIQNNKELEKTLKEKNLREQITLQKIQDSLDLAEAALAEKEEALNSQRVVKEECENIASTIVQVMDEAARKVENDMQNMRREYLEKEKILIEQNTKLREDMQNRNKLYEMLNTKCKRFEQKYKDVKSSNDMLVEQLELFRKTIHEMKKKIEEQQDSFIEKRRDLPDEQEVEIKFYVEKNKQLHESYRLTLQDITKLFEQQIYSLQTEVANLKAENKMLKSKISLNKDQ, encoded by the exons ATGGCTTCGGAATCACTATTAGAGAACAACAATCTTAG TATTCTAAATGAAGTAAGCCAAGGCTGTGAGAAATTAATTGCAGAAACTCAAAATGACTTGGAACTTTTTAGA AAGGAACAACAAGATTTAAAAACTCAACTATTGCAGTTTAAAGAGGAAAATCAGATTTTAAATAGCAAATTAGATCAACTGAAAAAATCATCTGAAGTCAATGAATCAATAGATGATGCCACACGACAAAGGTTAaataatgaagctatcaaaaatgttaaaatacaaATTGACCTTTTGGAAAAT GAAAACAAGGATTTGAAATCATTAAATAGAAGTTATCAAAATAATATTGAACATTtggaaaaagaaattaaaaattatcgccAGCAGCTGTTTGTGCCACAGTCAGCTTGTGAA GTACAACAGAAATATAAAACAGCTATTCAAGTTCTGGAAAATACAATTGTTAGTCAAAAGTCGCAGCTAAAAGAAAAATCACAAATAATCGATAATCTCTTCGAACAGAGAAACCATTTGAGAGTAGTAAtcgaaaaactacaaaaatctaTTGAAG aaaagaatacCGCATTGGCTAAGTATAACGATGTCAATGATACTATCGTCAAAGTGCAACACCAATTACAAGAATCTATACAGAATAATAAAGAATTGGAAAAAactctaaaggaaaaaaatttacggGAACAAATTACATTACAAAAGATACAAGATTCGTTAGATTTAGCGGAAGCTGCATTAGCTGAGAAAGAAGAAGCATTAAATAGCCAACGTGTCGTTAAGGAGGAATGTGAAAATATTGCCTCAACCATTGTTCAAGTAATGGATGAAGCTGCACGTAAAGTGGAAAATGATATGCAAAATATGCGAAGAGAATATTTAGAAAAAGAAAAGATTTTAATCGAACAAAACACGAag cttAGGGAAGATATGCAAAATCGTAATAAACTTTATGAAATGTTGAATACAAAATGCAAACGATTTGAACAGAAATACAAAGACGTTAAGAGTTCAAATGACATGTTGGTAGAGCAATTGGAGTTATTTAGAAAAACTATT CATGAAATGAAGAAGAAAATTGAAGAGCAGCAGGACAGCTTTATAGAAAAAAGAAG GGATTTGCCTGATGAACAagaagtggaaataaaattctatgtgGAAAAGAATAAGCAACTACATGAAAG
- the Cby gene encoding beta catenin antagonist chibby, with product MPLFNKKFESKPIPPRTSRCNNGCPMVSEELDDYKQISLNLGNKELRFADGIWIHATRKGDVDEVIRLNRRLKSLEEENNMSDVKIEVLLDLLAEHATMINALKSNK from the coding sequence atgcctttatttaataaaaaatttgaatcaaaGCCCATACCACCACGAACTTCGCGTTGCAATAATGGTTGTCCCATGGTTAGTGAAGAATTGGATGACTACAAACAGATTTCGTTGAATTTGGGTAATAAGGAACTTCGCTTTGCAGATGGCATATGGATACATGCCACACGAAAAGGTGATGTTGATGAAGTTATACGCTTAAATCGTCGCCTTAAATCGCTGGAGGAGGAAAATAATATGTCTGATGTAAAAATAGAGGTTTTATTAGATTTATTGGCAGAGCATGCTACCATGATTAATgctttaaaatcaaataaataa
- the Nse1 gene encoding SMC5-SMC6 complex component Non-SMC element 1 yields the protein MDKVKKQLLQAAINHGCLSMDVLQELLANLCDAYDVRGPDNPTDLKSLIAEIDESIRTYEQTLQLIKHPLNGQEYLVFGLLIINQACKFQPQYTDTERNYFYKLLETLVCSEDYGIEWMDIYKVANLIPANVQKPLAKERVQDLETKWMSQGYFLEKDDKIYLGPRSMVEYGSYLKQHFPDYIRDCVLCNKIVYWDVKCSECNVKLHRDCIRKYLSKKSTCPKCKRTWNTRLSLSQSS from the exons ATGGATAAAGTTAAGAAACAATTACTCCAAGCCGCCATTAACCATGGTTGTCTTAGCATGGATGTGCTCCAGGAATTATTAGCTAATCTGTGCGATGCAT ATGATGTTCGAGGACCCGATAATCCAACTGATCTGAAGAGTCTTATAGCTGAAATCGATGAAAGTATACGAACTTATGAGCAAACATTGCAATTGATAAAGCATCCATTAAATGGCCAGGAATATTTAGTATTTGGCTTGTTAATCATAAATCAGGCTTGTAAATTCCAACCACAATATACGGATACCGAACgaaattatttctacaaactATTAGAAACATTGGTTTGCAGCGAAGATTATGGCATAGAATGGATGGATATTTATAAAGTGGCAAATCTTATACCGGCTAATGTTCAAAAACCACTAGCAAAGGAACGTGTACAAGACCTTGAAACGAAATGGATGTCGCAAGGATATTTTCTGGAGAAAgatgataaaatatatttgggacCACGCTCTATGGTTGAATATGGAAGTTACTTGAAACAACATTTTCCAGATTACATACGAGATTGTGTTCTatgtaataaaattgtttattgg GATGTTAAATGTTCGGAGTGTAATGTTAAATTACATCGTGATTGTATCAGAAAGTACTTAAGTAAGAAATCTACTTGCCCCAAATGTAAGAGGACTTGGAACACACGTTTAAGTCTATCACAGTCGAGTTAA
- the Noa36 gene encoding zinc finger protein 330 homolog Noa36, with protein sequence MPKKKTGQRKKAEKQKLRLKEIRSREVPLADLPCNAPMECDKCERKQKSRAFCYFCQSLQRLPICAQCGKVKCMLKTGDCVVKHAGVFTTGLGMVGAICDFCEAWVCHGRKCLQTHACTCPLTNAVCLECERGVWDHGGRIFKCSYCNGFLCEDDQFEHQASCQVLESENYKCQSCNRLGQYSCLRCKTCYCEDHVRRKGFKYDKNKPIPCPKCNYDTSVTKDLSMSTRSHKFGRQQQGGAIDSDDEYGGGYYGGYSGAGTSSGYSGYGYGGDGDSEEDDEDYEDDDDDDNDDESEEESEENNESDGEGSEEDKEEAIDTKNDKTNKK encoded by the coding sequence atgccgAAGAAAAAGACGGGACAgaggaaaaaagctgaaaaacaaaaacttcgaCTTAAGGAGATACGTAGCCGCGAGGTGCCCCTAGCAGATCTACCATGTAATGCCCCTATGGAATGCGATAAATGCGAAAGAAAACAGAAATCGAGAGCATTTTGTTATTTCTGTCAAAGTCTTCAACGTCTTCCAATATGTGCCCAGTGTGGAAAAGTTAAATGCATGTTAAAAACTGGAGATTGTGTTGTAAAGCATGCTGGAGTATTTACAACAGGATTGGGAATGGTTGGAGCCATATGTGACTTTTGTGAGGCATGGGTCTGCCATggaagaaaatgtttacaaactcATGCTTGCACTTGTCCATTGACAAATGCCGTTTGTCTGGAATGTGAAAGAGGAGTTTGGGATCATGGAGGTAGAATATTCAAGTGCTCCTATTGTAATGGATTCTTGTGTGAAGACGATCAATTCGAGCACCAGGCCTCTTGTCAGGTGTTGGAAAGCGAAAACTATAAATGCCAATCATGTAATCGCCTTGGACAATATTCATGTTTGCGATGCAAAACATGTTACTGTGAGGACCACGTTCGTCGCAAAGGATTTAAGTATGACAAGAATAAGCCTATTCCTTGTCCAAAATGTAATTATGATACATCAGTTACCAAGGATTTGAGTATGTCTACGAGATCCCATAAGTTTGGCCGCCAACAACAAGGCGGTGCTATCGACAGTGACGATGAATATGGTGGTGGTTATTATGGCGGTTACTCTGGAGCTGGAACTTCATCGGGTTACAGTGGATACGGATATGGCGGTGATGGTGATTCCGAGGAAGATGATGAAGACTACgaggacgatgatgatgatgataacgaCGATGAGTCTGAAGAAGAATCGGAAGAAAATAATGAGTCTGATGGCGAGGGCAGCGAGGAGGACAAAGAAGAAGCTATCGATACTAAGAacgacaaaacaaataaaaaatag
- the Polr1H gene encoding RNA polymerase I subunit RpI12 isoform X2: MCSVIIVNKPINPMVIIFGDQIVEYTIHFNNYDPSKLVKTKEEQDSSAEGPVVERKCPKCGNDKMSYATLQLRSADEGQTVFFTCLKCKFKESENS; the protein is encoded by the exons ATGTGCAGTGTTATAATTGTAAACAAACCTATAAACCCGATGGTAATTA TTTTTGGCGATCAAATAGTTGAGTACACCATCCACTTCAACAACTATGATCCTAGCAAACTGGTGAAAACAAAAGAGGAACAAGATTCATCTGCTGAAGGACCGGTTGTTGAACGTAAGTGTCCCAAATGCGGCAACGACAAAATGTCTTACGCCACCCTTCAATTGCGATCGGCCGATGAGGGACAAACAGTGTTTTTTACATGTCTCAAGTGCAA attCAAAGAATCGGAGAACtcttaa